A window of the Hypanus sabinus isolate sHypSab1 chromosome 25, sHypSab1.hap1, whole genome shotgun sequence genome harbors these coding sequences:
- the LOC132380938 gene encoding plectin-like: MSAQSSIKSTPPSDKGGKPTSSKSTQARAKAEAAKVRLRYAKQEAERAARKAEAAKVLLRYARQEAVLTMKLATREAEIQKERAAREAERAARQREEAAREAEIQREQAAREAEIQKERAAREAEIQKERAAREAEEAARQREEAAREAETQLEMTKISTELQVLQREREEEAAMAEAKYIKEAEGSRDLTAARSTLERTRLERTSDYVRSQIDRQARLPSPYLFDNFPSYEEPQRVTIASHPYEEGNLPSRLRDEVKNERTDNAPSPPQQDGGEGEVHSRTTIVSSNCTEVCSQTQSSRSCSKICLTEVYPKEAQQDITKRKVTDETLGQSVFVQTEHGNKLAQSAQDTISLKPKDTKVFRDEANNGVAPLPFREPRQRSPDNKEQAVKQFTSSRKTQKRKPEMQQRTRLAHEVLCILMAQVTAIINAQSFLPVSSDPENPFILSPSTLLTQKAGAPPPPGDFSDKDLYTKQWRQVQVLANQFWPRWRQKYLPLLQQRQSGQNPEGIFKLET, encoded by the coding sequence atgtcagctcaatccagcatcaagtcgacgccgcccagcgacaagggcggtaagccgacatcaagtaagtccacccaggcaagagccaaggcagaagccgccaaggtgcgactgcgttacgccaaacaagaagccgaaagggctgccagaaaggcagaagccgccaaggtgctactgcgttacgccagacaagaagcagttttgacaatgaaactggccaccagagaagccgaaatccagaaagaaagggccgccagagaagccgaaagggccgccagacaaagagaagaggctgccagagaagccgaaatccaaagagaacaggctgccagagaagccgaaatccagaaagaaagggccgccagagaagccgaaatccagaaagaaagggctgccagagaagccgaagaggctgccagacaaagagaagaggccgccagagaagccgaaacccagttggaaatgacaaaaatatcgacagagttgcaagtgctgcagcgagaaagagaagaagaagctgccatggcggaagcaaagtacataaaagaagctgaagggtcgcgtgatctgaccgcagcaagatctactttagaaaggaccagactggaacgcacaagcgactatgtacgatctcaaatagacaggcaggctcgtctcccctctccatacctattcgataacttccccagctatgaggaacctcagagagtcacgattgcatcacatccatacgaggaaggaaatttaccctcacggctccgtgatgaagtcaagaatgaaagaaccgacaacgctccttcacccccacaacaggacggcggggagggagaggttcactccaggacaacaattgtcagctcgaactgtacagaagtttgcagtcaaactcagtcaagccgttcttgttccaagatctgcctcactgaggtgtaccctaaagaagcacaacaagacattaccaagcgtaaagtaaccgacgagacgctaggtcagtcagtttttgttcaaaccgagcacggaaacaaacttgcacaatcagctcaagataccatttctttaaaacccaaagacaccaaggtcttcagagatgaagcaaataatggggttgccccattgcctttcagagaaccacgccagcgctcaccagataacaaagagcaggcagtcaaacagttcacgtcctcacggaaaacccagaaaaggaaacctgagatgcagcaacgcacccgattggcccacgaggtactgtgcatcCTAATGGCacaggtcacagccattataaacgcacaatcattcctacctgtgtcttctgacccagaaaacccctttatactttcgccatcaacgctccttacgcagaaggcaggagcacctcctccaccaggagacttctcagacaaggatttgtacacaaagcaatggagacaagtccaggttctggcaaatcagttctggcctcgctggagacaaaaatatctacctttgttgcaacagagacaaagtggacagaaccccgaaggaatcttcaagttggagacttag